A stretch of DNA from Tribolium castaneum strain GA2 chromosome 7, icTriCast1.1, whole genome shotgun sequence:
CTCAAATTCGCGATCTTGGCATTAAAATAAACCCCTAATCTCTAATCTGTAAGTAAATCAACCCCCAActtgtcaaaaaattcaaatatcgATCTTAATGGCCACCATGCAATGATGACTTCCGCTTGACAACAGGAACAGGAAACCTTCATCCAAGATGGAGGTTATTTTCCTGCGCGacctatttcaaaaatttcccCATAAAAATAACACGAAATGTTGCTTTTTCTAGATCATGATAAAATTCCCGCTCGGAGACGCCGATTCGAAGGAGAAATTTTTCCTCTCGAACAGCTTCGGGGCTGTGGATGGGGCCGAATTAATCCCAGTTTGTCAAATACCCCAAAACGACCCCAAAATTAATTCGAACAATTTTTAGATACACTGTGGGGGCAGGTTGATCACACCAACGGTTTCAGTCAACGAATTGGGAAAACAGCTACTGAAAGCGGCAGCTGAAGGCAACGTCGAGGAGACAAGGACGCTGCTGAACAAGGGGGCCCTTTTCACGGCCGATTGGGtaataagataataaaaacgcCTTCGTGGTAACAAGAGTTACCGTGGCAACGGCCTATCGTCATGACAACCAAGCCTGTTGCCATAGCAACTAAGCCGTTGCCATAGTGATAAGCCATTTAAGTGTCAAATTTTAGTTGGGGACCAGTCCGCTGCATCTGGCGGCGCGTAACAACCACTTGGAAGTGGTTGAAATCCTACTGAAGGCGGGGATTTCGCGCGATGCTCGCACTAAAGTCGACAAGACTTCGCTGCATATGGCGGCTGCTGAGGGTCACGTGAGTATTGTTGAGACGCTTCTTGAGTATGGCTCGGATCCCGACTGTCGCGATTTGGTACGTTCCCAAAATCCATACTTTCCTTATTTCTTAAGTTTTATTAGTTAGGGATGACGCCGTTGCATTGGGCGGCCCAAAACGGACACTTGGACGTGGTCAAGGCCCTCTTGCAACATTATGCGCAAACGAACGTTGTCAATAAGTTCGATTTGACGCCGGCAGGTGTCGCTGCGCAGATAGACCGGCATGATATAGTGGCGTTAATTAATCGACAAAGTGAGGAAGTGGAAGAGCCTACGAATGCAGCCCAGCATCTGACCTTGGAGTTGGTGGAAAATGATGAGGGGGCTTTGGATGGGGCACATTCGCCGATTCCGTTAGGTACGAGGCGAATCCGAGTGTGACACCCTATACACCATGGAAATATCAGCTATTATAAGAGATATAAGTTCGGTTAAATAGTTCAAAGTTGAGCATTTTTTCtgcaagaaaatttaatgccatttaggttttgaattattgggaaaaaacggaaatttgtatttttttaaaaaattttttttagataattgttcagcataaaaatgcgcaactttgtcCTAATTTAACCGAACTCGTACGTATCTCTTATAGTAACTGAGTTCCCgatggtggagctcgaaaaacggacactcTGTATCGTATAATTCTTGCAGAAACTATTTTAATGGAAGACAATGAAAGTTCAATAGACCCCGAAAAGCtacatttgaataaaaacccAGATGAGCAAAACCACGACTTCTCCGAGTCGATTAAATTATTGCAAGAGCACGGAATTACGATGCTCCCTAATGACGACAGCAACATTTTAACGACGGTTATGGAGACTGGACATTCGGTTGTGTTAACGGATGCCGGAAAACAGGTTTTAAACGCAATCAAAGAGTCAGAACAGAAGGCGAATGCCATAAATAAAAAGATCATAACCGTCACACCACAAGAATTTTTGTCAATGGCGTCAAATTGTAAGAACAAGTccaaaaacataattaaacaaatcaacGGACGGCTCGTTCCAAAGAATGTGAAACGGATTGTCATGAAGAAGAATAAACTGATCCCAGTCTCGACTGTAAATAATGTAAGAGTTTTTGTGGCGTTTTAAAggcaaatttttgctttaccaCAGTCTCCTTGATAGGAGTCAATGTCACACAGCTTgctatttcatattttttgactgtagttatttaaaaatcacgAGATGGCGCTCTGTTGAGTCCATCAAGGAGGCGTCTACTTAATTTTTGATCTGATTAAAATCAGGGGCCactttgattaaattattttgcagaTGTATAAAATCTCGGGTCCTAACGGCGTCACGGACATGGAGACAGTGATGACGCAGTTGATCGAGGCGCGAAAAACGATAGaagaatacaaaataaaactgcTGAAAAAAGAGCAAGAAGCCGAGCGGTACAAACAgcaattaaaattgttaatggATGATAGCTAGTATCGCTGATTTgccatatttttaattgaatggGTTATAAATAGCGCAATTTGTCCGGATTTTACCGGAAATGTGCTGTTGGTGGCTCGTTATCTGAAGCGTAATTGAActtaattactatttttgtACATTAATATTCGAGTCTTCTTGTATTTTGCGAGTGATAACTtgtgtaatttatttgtttttaattttttgtaatgttgttgAACTAATGTTGATAAAAAAGAACGAAATGAAAGacttgttttttcttataataatttatttaagtataTGCATAACACATTTAAATACCCTTGATGAGGTGAAATCGTACGAATAGGGGAAAACATAAAGAGATTAACACaacttattaaataaatgtgtAACAAATTGAAAgtacttaaaaaatacataatattttctttttaaaaaatttacttacaCTGTTATTGAATACATACTGATAAATCGTGactgaaattaatttagaacCGGGAAAAATTGTCCAACTTGATAAAATATCTAGTGAGTTGCAGACGACAAATcagtttttgaatattttgagATTGAAGCAACTTAGAACGATACGCGTGGCTGTAATTTAGAAGCACAGAAAGTAGCTCAGGTATACACACTTCTTGCCAAGGCGCTAGTCGATAAAGCTCTGCTCCACACACGCTTTTACTCGCTTCTCGTATTCTCttctgttttctttatagAGTTGTGCGGCCATCGAGTTCGCTGGAGAGTTCGGGTTGGGGTCGCTCAGTAACGACTagcaaaaatttccaaattacaaaaaatacttaaataatCTGGGCGATAATACACGAAATCGTCTTGCAAAATGCTCATTTCCTGTGTTTTTTTCGGCAATTACAACACTTTTTTACATCTTATCAGCGctatttttaactaattgtTTCACGTTATTGGAAAAATAACGCGCGCTTGTGATAAAAACAAACTGACATCTACCAATGTGTTTGAGTTTACGAGAACTCAtttttctgaacccaaaaatttAGTAGGTGGAATTAAAATGACGAAAGGAACGTTAATAAGCTGAGAAAAGCTCTGGACTAAAAATTTCCGTGACAAAactaagaaaaatataatgaaatggggaattaaatttccaagaAAAAAGTCCGCATCAAAGTATCCACATTTCTTAtccattttgttttatttttaatttcattattttaggTATAGtataacaattaataaattaaatgcattGTTAAAACACTGCAATAGTTTAAATATTCTGAAGTGTGTTTTGAAgtgatttcaaataaaaataatgttctttgattaacacaaaattattattcataagAGCCTTTTTGTTGAATTAATAACCGTCTTATTTacttaatttgtttgtttcacTTGCTTtagctttgttaaaaatactatgcaaaaatgaagacgTATCAAGTTTCTCTCATTATGATAACATCGCTGATTAAATTACATCTTCAgttcaaaacatttttatttgattttttactgaaacttagtaaaatattttgatttttcactTGCTTTGAGTactttttgagcaaaattttttcaaaaataagccgaaaaaactacaatgtttggtcgaaaatgtaCTTTTCAAGCAAGTTATGATACTAGTTCGAAGTCATATTCTCAGTTTATTACGAGAAATAGATTGAAAACTTTCAAgtagtttttcttatttttttataaatcgaaaTTTCACCAAGTTAGACCAAAAATTGTGTGATTATTAGTAATTTCTATTGTGGTGATGAGCATAGACTTTTGTCattaaatatgtttaaaatgactaacagttttttgtgaaTTGGCTATTAAATTAAAGGTGCTTTAGACTTCCGCAACCTACTTGATGCACACTGACGTGGAAAAAATAGTAGGAATATATTTTGGTGTCCCTGATCTAGTAGGGCAACAAAACACGTCTATCAAACTTGACAGTCATAACAACCTtctagataaataaataaaaaattcttgtcCGTTTGTTTTTACCCAAAACCTCAGATATTTGACTACTTCAATGAATAGTTATTTTTAgctcgatttatttttaatattcataCATTATGTAATTGCACTACGGCCATTACAgctgattaaaatttacaatcaACCTTGAATTTTTACGAGGAAAGTTAAAAACAGGCGATttgtttaatcaaaataaaaaataagggcAATTCCTTTGTGTTTGGTGCAACTAATGAAAATGGTcgcatttttttgcaaaaacgtcTAATTGTGTTGTTGAGCGTGAGGACTGTATTTTGGTCCAAGAAATGAGCCGGAGTCAGACAggttcaaagcaaaaaatcgcCCAATGAAGGTTAGCTGTCAATGACCTACTTACTTGAATTGAAGTTAAAATCGCCGAGACATCGTACGTGGGGCTCCACCTGTTCTGTAAAATGTCTAAACAGATGCCCCCATCGGCGTAAACGTTGGGATGAAACATATGACTCACAAATCGGACCGTGGGCGGTTTATTGGGATATTCTTCTGTGAATTCGATAGTTAATTTAAAGGTGCCATCCTCGAAGGGCGTATCGTGGGGGCCAAAGATGACGGCGTTCCATATCATAATGTTATTGTCTGTGGGGGCGCCGCTGACTCCCGTGGGGGGGTCCTCCTGCAACCTGCAGGAGAATCGCATCGAAATTGAGCAAATGTGGGCGCAAAACACAAGCAAATGGGGGAAATTAGAGGAAATAGTTGGTTACGAACCGTTTGAAATCTCTCATGAGGCGTCGTCGGGCCGGAGTCgacattttttcataaaataaattaaataaaaaactagcTAGGGGAGTGGTAATGTAGCTAAATTATACAAATACGGAAATTTACAActgtacaaattaatttattttacttctAAAACACTATGAAACTCGCACTCGCATGACATACGAGAAAGgacgacttataaacaaaaatagcaCTAAGATTAGGAACGATGATGAATAGGTTATTCCGACTAGGGATTTTCACCGAAAGTCACTAGAATTTCAACACCAAATTACttgaatagaatagaatagaatggTGGACAAAACCACCACAATCGTCCAGCTACTGGCGCCCCAATAACGACATTGTGCCCCTTTACGCCTCACCCAAGGTATGatttatgttaaaaaacattttttaaaaaatttcgctGAAGACAGCACCAAAAATGGTGCTGGCACCATGAACATTACAGTCGACCAGACAATCGCTGCGagcaaaaattatcaaaataatggTAAATCGGTATAAAAACATCCATAAGCTGTTATGCTGACTTGTATATCACATTTTTAGATCATCTCCTGACCATTGTACATgtaatttctgcattttttattctcataTTCAAGCAAtgcaaactgattttttttcaccccctTTATATCccgcaattttctttatttttgcaggagattaagcccttcgattgggccttcgactgtaaaaaaatcatgttcggacaaacaccccttaggaccttaataaatttttaaagattctttaagatttcccgatttcgcaaacttttttataccCACTTTATGTcctgcttttttatttttgcagaagATTAAGCCCTCtgatagggccttcgactgtaaaaaaatcatgttcggacaaacaccTCTTGGGaccttaacgaattttttatttttttctatagtttCTCTATTctgcaaactttattttttttcacccactttatatcctgcacttttctttatttttgcaggagactAAGCCCTtcgatagggccttcgactgcaaaaaaatcatcttcggacaaacaccccttgggaccttaacgaatttttttaatttttaaatagtttcgctattttgcaaactttatttttttatccactttatatcctgcaattttccgtatttttgcaggagattaagcccttcgatagtgccttcgactgtaaaaaaatcatgttcggacaaacaccccttgggaccttaatgaatttttaaagattctttaagatttcccgatttcgtaaactttattttttttacccactttatatcctgcattttttttatttttgcagaagATTAAGCCCTCtgatagggccttcgactgtaaaaaaatcatgtttggacaaacaccccttgggaccttaacgaatttttttaatttttataaagtttctCGATTTTGcaacctttattttttttcacccattttatatcctgcaattttctgtatttttgcaggagactGAGCCCTTCGATAAagccttcgactgtaaaaaaatcatgttcggacaaacaccTCTTGGCaccttaatgatttttttaaatttttatatagtttctctattttgcaaactttattttttttcacccactttatatcttacagttttctttatttttgcaggagattaagcccttCGATTGTAAGAAaatgttcggacaaacaccccttgggacCTTTTTTTATCAGCAATACTTATTACagttaaggattgctctaattagtcaaattaataactaatttgtccagcaagaaccacgtggaggtttagagcattcttgccaggaaaaaaggatataaggatgaggtaaacaataattattagaaaataaaagggaataaaggatttattggtttgtgaaataaaaagaaatgcaacacaaaaatataatacacctaccttcgtatagcttctgcgttggctactgtttgtagcaaaacaacaaaaataaattaaaaacaacactaataaaaaatctttatttgcatgaaagttacaacaagcgacttttatcaatattaaacaaaataaagaatacataatacgtttcaatatgtgacacttaaattattaatttcaacacCTCATTAGATAAATGCACCTACTTTCATATCGCTTCTAccttggctactgtttgtagcaagacatcaaaaataaattaaaaacaaaaccaataaaaagctttatttgcattacaTCTAGAGCAAACAAActtcattgattgaaattaaagacgaaatcagttcgcgacaataaattatttgagtgttttattttattttttttatttttttttatttttatttaaaatgagtcactcaaactatgacttttcaacaccgcatttagagtcggtgttattttattgcaattaaattttaaggaaatattggtttgtgaaataaataaatacgacagagcaataaaatacaccttaccttcaaatcgcttccacgttggctaccgtttgtagcattaaaaaaaataataaaaatgaaaccaaaaaaaaatgtttatttgcattaaatttagagcaagccacttttattcattgaaattaaagacaaaattactacgtggcaataaattatttgagtgttttattttatttagttattgaatttaaaatgagtcactcaaactatgacttttcaacaccgcatttagagtcggtgttattttattgcaattaaattttaaggaaatattggtttgtgaaataaataaatacgacacagcaataaaatacaccttaccttcaaatcgcttccacgttggctaccgtttgtagcattaaataataataataaaatagaaaccaaaa
This window harbors:
- the Atac3 gene encoding GA-binding protein subunit beta-1 isoform X2, yielding MIKFPLGDADSKEKFFLSNSFGAVDGAELIPIHCGGRLITPTVSVNELGKQLLKAAAEGNVEETRTLLNKGALFTADWLGTSPLHLAARNNHLEVVEILLKAGISRDARTKVDKTSLHMAAAEGHVSIVETLLEYGSDPDCRDLLGMTPLHWAAQNGHLDVVKALLQHYAQTNVVNKFDLTPAGVAAQIDRHDIVALINRQSEEVEEPTNAAQHLTLELVENDEGALDGAHSPIPLETILMEDNESSIDPEKLHLNKNPDEQNHDFSESIKLLQEHGITMLPNDDSNILTTVMETGHSVVLTDAGKQVLNAIKESEQKANAINKKIITVTPQEFLSMASNCKNKSKNIIKQINGRLVPKNVKRIVMKKNKLIPVSTVNNMYKISGPNGVTDMETVMTQLIEARKTIEEYKIKLLKKEQEAERYKQQLKLLMDDS
- the Atac3 gene encoding GA-binding protein subunit beta-1 isoform X1; the protein is MEIMIKFPLGDADSKEKFFLSNSFGAVDGAELIPIHCGGRLITPTVSVNELGKQLLKAAAEGNVEETRTLLNKGALFTADWLGTSPLHLAARNNHLEVVEILLKAGISRDARTKVDKTSLHMAAAEGHVSIVETLLEYGSDPDCRDLLGMTPLHWAAQNGHLDVVKALLQHYAQTNVVNKFDLTPAGVAAQIDRHDIVALINRQSEEVEEPTNAAQHLTLELVENDEGALDGAHSPIPLETILMEDNESSIDPEKLHLNKNPDEQNHDFSESIKLLQEHGITMLPNDDSNILTTVMETGHSVVLTDAGKQVLNAIKESEQKANAINKKIITVTPQEFLSMASNCKNKSKNIIKQINGRLVPKNVKRIVMKKNKLIPVSTVNNMYKISGPNGVTDMETVMTQLIEARKTIEEYKIKLLKKEQEAERYKQQLKLLMDDS
- the Ubc6 gene encoding ubiquitin-conjugating enzyme E2-17 kDa, whose amino-acid sequence is MSTPARRRLMRDFKRLQEDPPTGVSGAPTDNNIMIWNAVIFGPHDTPFEDGTFKLTIEFTEEYPNKPPTVRFVSHMFHPNVYADGGICLDILQNRWSPTYDVSAILTSIQSLLSDPNPNSPANSMAAQLYKENRREYEKRVKACVEQSFID